The Streptomyces sp. P9-A4 genome contains a region encoding:
- the lepA gene encoding translation elongation factor 4 produces MPATPTNVPEPSRTDPALIRNFCIIAHIDHGKSTLADRMLQLTGVVDQRQMRAQYLDRMDIERERGITIKSQAVRLPWAPTDGQGGGRTHILNMIDTPGHVDFTYEVSRSLAACEGTVLLVDAAQGIEAQTLANLYLAMENDLTIVPVLNKIDLPAAQPEKFSEELANLIGCQPEDVLKVSAKTGMGVEALLDRVVRDVPAPVGVADAPARAMIFDSVYDSYRGVVTYVRVVDGQLNKRERIRMMSTGATHELLEIGVSSPEMTSSDGLGVGEVGYLITGVKDVRQSKVGDTITSLNKGATEALGGYKDPKPMVFSGLYPLDGSEYPDLREALDKLQLNDAALVYEPETSAALGFGFRVGFLGLLHLDVIRERLEREFGLDLIATAPNVVYRVVMEDGSEHTVTNPSEFPEGKIDDVYEPVVRATILAPSEFIGAIMELCQTRRGTLIGMDYLSEDRVEIRYTLPLAEIVFDFFDQLKSKTRGYASLDYEPTGEQASSLVKVDILLHGDKVDAFSAVTHKDAAYAYGVRLVAKLRELIPRQAFEVPIQAAIGSRVIARETIRAIRKDVLAKCYGGDISRKRKLLEKQKEGKKRMKMVGSVEVPQEAFIAVLSSDESSGKKK; encoded by the coding sequence GTGCCCGCGACTCCTACCAACGTGCCCGAGCCGAGCCGTACCGACCCGGCTCTGATCCGCAACTTCTGCATCATCGCGCACATCGACCACGGCAAGTCCACGCTCGCCGACCGGATGCTCCAGCTGACCGGTGTCGTCGACCAGCGGCAGATGCGTGCCCAGTACCTCGACCGCATGGACATCGAGCGGGAGCGCGGCATCACGATCAAGTCCCAGGCGGTCCGGCTGCCGTGGGCGCCCACCGACGGGCAGGGTGGGGGCAGGACGCACATCCTGAACATGATCGACACCCCGGGGCACGTCGACTTCACGTACGAGGTCTCCCGGTCGCTCGCGGCCTGTGAGGGCACGGTGCTGCTCGTGGACGCGGCGCAGGGCATCGAGGCGCAGACGCTCGCCAACCTCTACCTGGCGATGGAGAACGACCTCACCATCGTCCCGGTCCTGAACAAGATCGACCTCCCGGCCGCCCAGCCGGAGAAGTTCTCCGAGGAGCTGGCCAACCTCATCGGCTGCCAGCCGGAGGACGTCCTCAAGGTCTCCGCGAAGACCGGCATGGGCGTCGAGGCGCTGCTCGACCGGGTCGTCCGTGACGTGCCGGCCCCGGTCGGCGTCGCCGACGCGCCCGCCCGCGCGATGATCTTCGACTCGGTCTACGACTCCTACCGCGGTGTCGTGACCTACGTCCGTGTCGTCGACGGCCAGCTCAACAAGCGCGAGCGCATCAGGATGATGTCGACCGGCGCCACCCACGAGCTGCTCGAGATCGGTGTCTCGTCCCCCGAGATGACGTCGTCCGACGGCCTCGGCGTCGGCGAGGTGGGCTACCTCATCACCGGTGTGAAGGACGTCCGTCAGTCCAAGGTCGGTGACACGATCACCTCCCTGAACAAGGGCGCCACCGAGGCCCTCGGCGGCTACAAGGACCCGAAGCCGATGGTGTTCTCGGGCCTCTACCCGCTGGACGGCTCGGAGTACCCGGACCTCCGCGAGGCCCTCGACAAGCTCCAGCTCAACGACGCCGCGCTCGTCTACGAGCCGGAGACCTCCGCCGCGCTCGGCTTCGGCTTCCGCGTCGGCTTCCTCGGTCTGCTCCACCTCGACGTGATCCGCGAGCGGCTGGAGCGCGAGTTCGGTCTCGACCTGATCGCCACCGCGCCGAACGTGGTCTACCGCGTGGTCATGGAGGACGGCAGCGAGCACACGGTCACGAACCCGAGCGAGTTCCCCGAGGGCAAGATCGACGACGTGTACGAGCCCGTCGTACGCGCCACGATCCTGGCCCCCAGCGAGTTCATCGGCGCGATCATGGAGCTGTGCCAGACGCGTCGCGGCACCCTCATCGGCATGGACTACCTCTCCGAGGACCGCGTCGAGATCCGCTACACGCTGCCCCTCGCGGAGATCGTCTTCGACTTCTTCGACCAGCTGAAGTCCAAGACGCGCGGTTACGCCTCGCTCGACTACGAGCCCACCGGCGAGCAGGCCTCCAGCCTGGTCAAGGTCGACATCCTGCTGCACGGCGACAAGGTCGACGCCTTCTCCGCCGTCACCCACAAGGACGCCGCCTACGCATACGGCGTGCGCCTCGTCGCCAAGCTGCGCGAACTCATCCCGCGGCAGGCCTTCGAGGTGCCGATCCAGGCCGCCATCGGCTCCCGGGTCATCGCCCGCGAGACCATCCGCGCCATCCGGAAGGACGTCCTCGCCAAGTGCTACGGCGGTGACATCTCCCGTAAGCGGAAGCTGCTGGAGAAGCAGAAGGAAGGCAAGAAGCGCATGAAGATGGTCGGCTCCGTGGAGGTGCCGCAGGAGGCCTTCATCGCCGTCCTGTCGAGCGACGAGTCCTCCGGCAAGAAGAAGTAG
- the rpsT gene encoding 30S ribosomal protein S20, which translates to MANIKSQIKRNKTNEKARLRNKAVKSSLKTAIRKAREAVAAGDVEKAVVASRAAARALDKAVSKGVIHKNAAANKKSALATKAAALQG; encoded by the coding sequence GTGGCGAACATCAAGTCCCAGATCAAGCGGAACAAGACGAACGAGAAGGCGCGCCTGCGCAACAAGGCCGTCAAGTCCTCGCTCAAGACCGCGATCCGCAAGGCCCGCGAGGCCGTCGCCGCGGGTGACGTCGAGAAGGCCGTCGTGGCTTCTCGCGCCGCCGCCCGCGCGCTCGACAAGGCTGTCTCGAAGGGCGTCATCCACAAGAACGCCGCCGCCAACAAGAAGTCGGCGCTGGCCACCAAGGCTGCCGCTCTCCAGGGCTGA
- the holA gene encoding DNA polymerase III subunit delta: MATRKTSPEELLGPVTLAVGQEDLLLDRVVQEVVAAARAADADTDVRDLMSDQLQPGTLAELTSPSLFAERKVLVVRNAQDLAADTVKDIKAYLDDPIEDISLVLLHAGGAKGKGLLDAARKAGAREVACPKTTKPAERLTFVRQEFRALGRSATPEACQALVDSIGSDLRELASAAAQLTADVDGTIDEAVVGRYYTGRAEASSFNVADRAVEGRAAEALEALRWSLSTGVAPVLITSALAQGVRAIGKLSSARGGRPADLARELGMPPWKIDRVRQQMRGWTPDGVSLALRAIAEADAGVKGGGDDPEYALEKAVVAVARAARMRRG; encoded by the coding sequence ATGGCCACCAGAAAGACTTCCCCCGAAGAACTCCTCGGTCCCGTGACGCTCGCCGTGGGGCAGGAGGACCTGCTCCTCGACCGTGTCGTCCAGGAGGTGGTGGCGGCCGCCCGCGCCGCCGACGCCGACACGGACGTCCGCGACCTCATGTCCGACCAGCTCCAGCCCGGGACGCTCGCCGAGCTCACCAGCCCCTCGCTCTTCGCCGAGCGGAAGGTCCTGGTCGTGCGGAACGCCCAGGATCTCGCCGCCGACACGGTCAAGGACATCAAGGCGTACCTCGACGATCCGATCGAGGACATCTCGCTCGTCCTGCTCCACGCGGGCGGGGCCAAGGGCAAGGGGCTGCTCGACGCCGCGCGGAAGGCGGGGGCACGGGAGGTGGCCTGCCCGAAGACCACCAAGCCGGCGGAGCGGCTGACGTTCGTACGGCAGGAGTTCCGGGCGCTGGGGCGGTCGGCCACGCCGGAGGCCTGCCAGGCGCTCGTGGACTCGATCGGCAGCGACCTGCGGGAGCTCGCGTCCGCGGCGGCGCAGCTCACGGCCGACGTGGACGGGACGATCGACGAGGCCGTCGTCGGGCGGTACTACACGGGGCGCGCCGAGGCGTCCTCCTTCAACGTCGCGGACCGCGCCGTCGAGGGGCGGGCGGCGGAGGCGCTGGAGGCGTTGCGCTGGTCGCTCTCGACCGGGGTCGCGCCGGTGCTCATCACCAGTGCGCTCGCGCAGGGTGTACGGGCGATCGGCAAGCTGTCCTCGGCGAGGGGCGGGCGACCCGCCGACCTCGCCCGGGAGCTGGGGATGCCGCCCTGGAAGATCGACCGCGTACGGCAGCAGATGCGGGGCTGGACCCCGGACGGGGTGTCGCTCGCGCTGCGGGCGATCGCGGAGGCGGACGCGGGGGTGAAGGGCGGCGGGGACGACCCGGAATACGCCCTGGAGAAGGCGGTGGTCGCGGTGGCTCGGGCGGCGAGGATGCGGCGGGGGTAG
- a CDS encoding YceI family protein, which yields MFDRLFGKRAAGAARGGPLAGLAVPASAGMLSCRVLDPVHEPVRQAEFVVSDAAGRKVLAGETDPYGTALATVPAGEYRLAITAEGYTPHHGTAVVAEGGHAGLGDVLLQIAPQPPLPEAGDWEIDPTHSQIGFTARHIGLARIHGRFNSFAGAVRIGERMEQSAMHVVIDAASIDTGVQMRDDHLRSGDFLDVGAYPTLEFFSERFTHRGGNRWAVTGALTLHGVSRTVTLDTQYLGLGSGLEGETRGACRASTELHREDFTLTWQTLLARGISAVGSSISIELDIQIVPKSTRG from the coding sequence ATGTTCGATCGTCTCTTCGGGAAGCGTGCGGCGGGCGCCGCCCGGGGCGGTCCGCTCGCCGGTCTCGCCGTACCCGCCTCTGCGGGAATGCTGAGCTGCCGGGTGCTCGACCCGGTGCACGAACCGGTCCGGCAGGCCGAGTTCGTCGTCAGCGACGCCGCGGGGCGCAAGGTGCTCGCGGGGGAGACCGACCCGTACGGCACGGCGCTCGCGACCGTACCGGCGGGCGAGTACCGGCTCGCGATCACCGCCGAGGGCTATACGCCGCACCACGGCACCGCCGTCGTCGCCGAGGGCGGCCACGCCGGGCTCGGTGACGTACTGCTCCAGATCGCCCCGCAGCCCCCGCTCCCCGAGGCGGGCGACTGGGAGATCGACCCGACGCACTCGCAGATCGGGTTCACGGCGCGCCACATCGGCCTGGCCCGGATCCACGGACGGTTCAACAGCTTCGCGGGCGCGGTGCGGATCGGTGAGCGGATGGAACAGTCGGCGATGCATGTCGTCATCGACGCCGCGTCCATCGACACCGGGGTGCAGATGCGCGACGACCACCTGCGGTCCGGTGACTTCCTCGACGTCGGCGCCTATCCCACGCTGGAGTTCTTCAGCGAGCGCTTCACGCACAGGGGTGGCAACCGGTGGGCCGTCACCGGCGCACTCACCCTGCACGGCGTGAGCCGCACGGTGACGCTCGACACCCAGTACCTGGGCCTCGGGAGCGGGCTGGAGGGCGAGACCCGCGGTGCCTGCCGGGCCAGCACCGAACTGCACCGGGAGGACTTCACCCTCACCTGGCAGACGCTGCTCGCGCGGGGGATCTCGGCAGTGGGGTCGAGCATCAGCATCGAGCTCGACATCCAGATCGTTCCGAAGTCGACGCGGGGCTGA
- a CDS encoding MFS transporter, which translates to MGLMGRVPPLLRERTFRRYWTGQTISLAGDQISLMAIPLAAVLVLGADAAAMGWLKAAELLPALLFNLPFGAWADRQAGRRRAMIATDLGRAALVLSLPVAYALDALTLTQLYVVAFGVGALTVLFEVCNATLFVALVPTERYVQANSLVNGSRSTAWLAGPGVGGLLVQFLTAPFALVADALTYLVSAGYLARIAPAEPPPAPVTKGHFTEGMRWVLRERSMRALFSASGTVQFFNFMFHTLFVLYATTELGLGAGLLGLVLATGAVGGLLGAVWSGAVVRRIGIGGSLVAGFLGFTLPLLLIPLAGGPRTLVVFVLFLAEFLSCVGVMIVDVAVGSFLMALIPDAVRARVMGAFRTLNHGFRPLGALVGGLLGTAIGLRPTLWIATVGAVFAVLWLLPSPLPWMRELPKREGESAPVA; encoded by the coding sequence ATGGGCCTCATGGGCCGGGTGCCGCCGTTGCTGCGCGAGCGGACCTTCCGTCGGTACTGGACAGGACAGACCATCTCGCTCGCCGGGGACCAGATATCGCTCATGGCGATTCCGCTCGCCGCGGTGCTGGTACTCGGCGCCGACGCCGCCGCGATGGGCTGGCTCAAGGCCGCCGAACTCCTGCCCGCGCTCCTGTTCAACCTGCCGTTCGGCGCCTGGGCCGACCGTCAGGCCGGCCGCAGGCGCGCCATGATCGCGACCGACCTCGGGCGGGCGGCACTGGTGCTGTCCCTCCCCGTGGCCTACGCGCTCGACGCCCTGACGCTCACCCAGCTCTACGTGGTGGCCTTCGGGGTCGGCGCGCTCACCGTGCTCTTCGAGGTCTGCAACGCCACGCTCTTCGTGGCGCTGGTGCCCACCGAGCGCTATGTGCAGGCGAACTCGCTGGTCAACGGCAGCCGTTCGACTGCCTGGCTCGCGGGGCCCGGGGTCGGCGGCCTCCTGGTGCAGTTCCTCACCGCTCCCTTCGCCCTGGTCGCGGACGCCCTCACGTACCTGGTGTCGGCCGGGTACCTGGCCCGGATCGCCCCGGCCGAGCCCCCGCCCGCGCCCGTCACCAAGGGGCACTTCACCGAGGGGATGCGCTGGGTGCTCCGGGAGCGTTCGATGCGTGCGCTGTTCTCCGCCTCCGGGACGGTGCAGTTCTTCAACTTCATGTTCCACACGCTCTTCGTGCTCTACGCGACCACCGAACTCGGCCTCGGGGCGGGCCTGCTCGGCCTGGTGCTGGCGACCGGCGCCGTGGGCGGTCTTCTCGGGGCGGTGTGGAGCGGAGCGGTTGTCCGGCGGATCGGCATCGGCGGCTCGCTCGTCGCCGGCTTCCTCGGGTTCACGCTGCCGCTGCTCCTGATACCTCTGGCCGGCGGCCCGCGGACGTTGGTGGTGTTCGTGCTGTTCCTGGCGGAGTTCCTCTCGTGCGTCGGCGTGATGATCGTGGATGTGGCGGTGGGATCGTTCCTGATGGCGCTGATACCCGACGCCGTGCGGGCCCGGGTCATGGGTGCTTTCCGGACGCTCAACCATGGCTTCCGCCCGCTCGGCGCGCTTGTCGGAGGGCTGCTCGGCACCGCGATCGGACTGCGGCCGACGCTCTGGATCGCCACGGTCGGGGCCGTCTTCGCCGTGCTGTGGCTGCTGCCCTCGCCGCTGCCGTGGATGCGGGAGTTGCCGAAGCGGGAAGGGGAATCGGCGCCGGTCGCGTAG
- a CDS encoding winged helix-turn-helix domain-containing protein — MSENSDPRPEGEQPRSIRLTDPRALRAYAHPLRMSLVGLLRTSGPFTATRAAELTGESVASCSYHLRILAKYGLVEKAPGGKGREKPWRATARYTEWPEYSEDAAVTEAADALGAAIVECYFERVTRAMEGRHRLPREWREAEQFGDRVLHLTPEELAGIGERIDELFRPYETRAADPSLRPEGSRPVTVLQIAYLDQDVPESDEE, encoded by the coding sequence ATGTCGGAGAACAGTGACCCACGGCCCGAGGGCGAGCAGCCCCGCAGTATTCGGCTCACCGACCCGCGCGCACTCCGCGCGTACGCCCACCCCCTGCGGATGTCCCTGGTGGGGCTGCTCCGCACCAGCGGACCGTTCACCGCCACCCGGGCGGCCGAGCTGACCGGGGAGTCCGTCGCCAGTTGCTCCTACCACCTGCGGATACTCGCCAAGTACGGGCTGGTGGAGAAGGCGCCGGGGGGCAAGGGCCGGGAGAAGCCCTGGCGGGCCACGGCCCGGTACACGGAGTGGCCGGAGTACAGCGAGGATGCGGCGGTCACGGAAGCGGCCGACGCGCTGGGCGCGGCGATCGTCGAGTGCTACTTCGAGCGGGTCACCCGGGCCATGGAAGGCCGGCACCGGCTGCCGAGGGAGTGGCGGGAGGCCGAGCAGTTCGGCGACCGCGTGCTCCACCTCACCCCCGAGGAGCTGGCCGGGATCGGGGAGCGCATCGACGAGCTGTTCCGGCCCTACGAGACGCGTGCCGCCGACCCGTCGCTCCGGCCGGAGGGCTCGCGGCCCGTCACCGTCCTGCAGATCGCCTACCTGGACCAGGACGTACCCGAAAGCGATGAGGAGTGA